One segment of Arthrobacter sp. MMS18-M83 DNA contains the following:
- a CDS encoding LacI family DNA-binding transcriptional regulator — translation MAKTNERSQRGGHAGASIEDVALAAGVSTATVSRAVRGLPRVSPATREKILRVAGELGYVASSSASGLATGRTKTVGVLAPYVDRWFFFKAIEGVDRELHARGYNLSLFNLGGQRGARERLFSKTMVYKQIDALLVLCMSLTSEEIADLQRIDIPLVIVGGPVEDCPSIGIDDYAASVEATMHLLNLGHREIALLHGQDDSDLNFTVPRLRVDGFTDAMTSAGYSMPPEWDIFGNFTVGSGQQAFDELWDKPGRKPTAIFCASDEMAMGAMLQARRRGVRVPEDLSIIGIDNHEFAEAMGLTTVAQDPVEQGQLGTRMLLDELAGEAGSVRSMKAPHRLIVRETTGPPRPKD, via the coding sequence GTGGCAAAAACGAACGAACGGTCCCAGCGTGGCGGCCACGCAGGAGCCAGCATTGAGGATGTCGCACTGGCCGCAGGCGTTTCCACCGCCACGGTTTCGCGCGCGGTGCGGGGCCTTCCCCGAGTATCTCCGGCTACGCGGGAAAAGATCCTGCGGGTAGCCGGAGAACTCGGGTATGTGGCGTCGTCGTCCGCCTCCGGCCTGGCCACGGGCCGCACCAAGACCGTCGGCGTCCTGGCCCCGTATGTGGACCGTTGGTTCTTCTTCAAAGCCATCGAGGGCGTAGACCGCGAGCTTCACGCCCGCGGCTACAACCTCTCCCTGTTCAACCTGGGTGGGCAGCGTGGAGCGCGGGAACGCCTGTTCAGCAAGACCATGGTCTACAAACAAATCGATGCACTCCTGGTCCTCTGCATGTCCCTGACGTCGGAAGAAATCGCAGATCTCCAAAGGATCGACATTCCTTTGGTGATTGTCGGTGGTCCGGTGGAAGACTGCCCGAGCATCGGCATTGACGATTACGCCGCGTCTGTGGAAGCCACCATGCATCTGCTGAACCTGGGACACCGCGAGATCGCATTGCTCCATGGCCAAGACGACTCCGACCTGAACTTCACGGTGCCGCGGCTTCGCGTCGACGGTTTCACCGATGCCATGACGAGCGCGGGTTATTCCATGCCACCGGAATGGGACATTTTCGGAAACTTCACGGTGGGCAGTGGCCAGCAAGCCTTCGACGAGCTCTGGGACAAGCCAGGACGCAAGCCGACTGCGATCTTCTGCGCCTCCGATGAAATGGCCATGGGAGCCATGTTGCAGGCGCGGCGCCGTGGCGTCCGTGTACCGGAGGACTTGTCCATCATCGGCATTGACAACCATGAATTCGCCGAGGCCATGGGCCTGACGACCGTAGCCCAGGACCCCGTTGAACAAGGCCAACTGGGCACGCGCATGCTGCTGGACGAATTGGCCGGTGAAGCAGGCTCCGTACGCTCAATGAAGGCACCCCACCGGCTGATCGTCCGGGAAACCACCGGTCCGCCCCGACCCAAGGACTGA
- a CDS encoding carbohydrate ABC transporter permease: protein MSTKLPERTQAGAPAETHHMPGRESADRKQVTQGRWASVLLVPTLILLAVVIIYPVVNAIIMSFQKDAGLNPATGFFEQGGPAGFENYTHWLFQQCNGQSCPPGTLGSQFWNAMGTTFFFTVVTVALETVLGFWMAIIMARSFRGRSAVRAAVLVPWAIPTAVTAKLWFFIFAFDGIANKLFGTQILWTGSEWPAKWAVVISDTWKTTPFMALLILAGLQLIPDEVYEAAKVDGATAWQRFRLITLPLVKPALMVAILFRTLDALRMFDLPYIMTQGANNTTTLSILVVDQIREGFNSAAALSTVTFIVIFLVAFIFVRFLGANAVGAATSSGRK from the coding sequence ATGTCTACGAAACTCCCGGAGCGCACCCAGGCCGGGGCGCCAGCTGAGACCCACCACATGCCCGGCCGCGAGAGCGCGGACCGGAAGCAGGTGACCCAAGGCCGGTGGGCCTCCGTCTTGCTGGTGCCGACGCTAATCCTTCTGGCTGTCGTCATCATCTACCCGGTGGTCAACGCCATCATCATGTCCTTCCAGAAGGACGCGGGCCTCAATCCTGCGACCGGGTTCTTCGAGCAGGGCGGCCCCGCCGGATTCGAGAACTACACCCACTGGCTGTTCCAGCAGTGCAACGGCCAATCCTGCCCGCCAGGAACCCTCGGGTCCCAGTTCTGGAACGCGATGGGAACCACCTTCTTCTTCACGGTGGTGACGGTGGCCCTCGAGACCGTACTGGGATTCTGGATGGCGATCATCATGGCGCGATCCTTCCGAGGGCGGAGCGCGGTCCGCGCCGCCGTTCTCGTCCCTTGGGCTATCCCCACGGCCGTTACGGCCAAGCTCTGGTTCTTCATCTTCGCGTTCGACGGCATCGCGAACAAGCTGTTCGGCACCCAGATCCTCTGGACGGGGTCGGAATGGCCTGCCAAGTGGGCGGTGGTCATCTCGGACACGTGGAAGACGACGCCGTTCATGGCGCTTCTCATCCTCGCTGGCCTGCAGCTCATTCCGGATGAAGTCTATGAGGCAGCGAAGGTCGACGGCGCAACCGCATGGCAGCGCTTCAGGCTGATCACGTTGCCGCTCGTCAAGCCGGCACTCATGGTCGCGATCCTGTTCCGCACGCTTGACGCGCTTCGCATGTTCGACCTGCCGTACATCATGACGCAGGGCGCCAACAACACGACGACGCTCTCGATTCTCGTCGTCGACCAGATCCGCGAAGGGTTCAATAGCGCGGCAGCGCTTTCGACCGTCACCTTCATCGTGATCTTCCTCGTCGCCTTCATCTTCGTCCGCTTCCTTGGCGCCAACGCCGTGGGCGCGGCCACCTCATCGGGAAGGAAGTAA
- a CDS encoding ABC transporter substrate-binding protein produces the protein MKTRKYLLPAAMAGVLAMSLSACGGGGGGGTASGGGDAAANLDGRGPITYVQGKDNSNVVRPLVDKWNAAHPDQKVTFKEQSDAADQQHDDLVQHFQGKDANYDVVDVDVIWTAEFAAKGWLQPLKDKTTFDTSAMLPATVKTATYGGTLYAAPQTSDGGILYYRKDLVPTPPKTFDEMMSMCSIAKQNNIGCYAGQFQKYEGLTVNAAEAINSFGGKIVDDSGKAAVNSAEAKAGLGKLVEAFKNGNIPQEAITYKEEDSRTAFQDGKLLFLRNWPYVFNIASKTDGSSKVADKFGIAPLPGKSGPGASSLGGHNLAMSVYSKNKATSLDFMKFMTSEETEKFYATQGSLAPVLGALYTDPSLTSKLAYLPVLKTSIENAVPRPVTPFYPAVTKAVEDNAYAALKGEKTVDQAVADMQSAIEAAK, from the coding sequence ATGAAAACTCGCAAGTACCTTCTGCCGGCCGCTATGGCTGGCGTGCTCGCCATGTCCCTGTCCGCCTGTGGTGGCGGCGGTGGCGGCGGCACAGCCTCAGGCGGCGGCGACGCCGCAGCCAACCTTGACGGCCGCGGACCCATTACTTACGTACAGGGCAAGGACAACAGCAACGTGGTGCGCCCGCTCGTCGATAAATGGAACGCGGCGCACCCGGACCAGAAGGTCACCTTCAAGGAGCAGTCCGATGCTGCCGACCAGCAGCACGACGACCTCGTGCAGCACTTCCAAGGGAAGGACGCGAACTACGACGTCGTCGACGTCGACGTGATCTGGACAGCTGAATTCGCGGCGAAGGGCTGGCTGCAGCCGCTCAAGGACAAGACGACCTTCGACACCTCGGCCATGCTCCCCGCGACCGTCAAGACAGCCACATACGGCGGCACACTCTACGCCGCACCGCAGACCTCCGACGGCGGCATCCTCTACTACCGCAAGGATCTTGTGCCGACGCCGCCCAAGACCTTTGACGAGATGATGAGCATGTGCTCCATCGCGAAGCAGAACAACATCGGTTGCTACGCGGGCCAGTTCCAGAAGTACGAAGGCCTGACGGTCAACGCAGCCGAGGCCATCAACTCGTTCGGCGGCAAGATCGTTGACGACTCAGGCAAGGCGGCGGTTAACTCGGCGGAGGCGAAGGCCGGTCTCGGCAAGCTCGTCGAGGCATTCAAGAACGGCAACATCCCGCAGGAGGCCATTACCTACAAGGAGGAGGACAGCCGGACCGCCTTCCAGGACGGGAAGCTCCTGTTCCTCCGCAACTGGCCGTATGTCTTCAACATCGCGAGCAAGACCGACGGTTCCTCCAAGGTGGCCGACAAGTTCGGCATCGCCCCGCTTCCCGGCAAGTCCGGCCCTGGCGCCTCGTCCCTCGGCGGTCACAACTTGGCGATGAGCGTTTACTCCAAGAACAAGGCCACGTCGCTGGACTTCATGAAGTTCATGACGAGTGAGGAAACCGAGAAGTTCTACGCGACACAGGGCTCGCTGGCTCCTGTCCTGGGCGCCCTGTACACGGACCCGAGCCTGACGTCCAAGCTCGCCTACCTGCCGGTCCTTAAGACGTCGATCGAGAACGCCGTCCCGCGCCCGGTGACGCCGTTCTACCCGGCCGTGACCAAGGCGGTGGAGGACAACGCTTACGCCGCCCTCAAGGGGGAGAAGACGGTCGACCAGGCGGTGGCCGACATGCAGTCGGCCATCGAAGCCGCCAAGTAG
- a CDS encoding glycoside hydrolase family 13 protein, whose product MPHSPIPTPGSSISAWWASAVVYQIYPRSFADANGDGMGDLAGISAKLPYLQELGVDAVWLSPFYKSPQADAGYDVADYRTVDPLFGTLDDFDAMLEKAHGLGIKVIVDLVPNHTSDEHVWFREALAAAPGSPERERYMFHPGKDSKPGSGDGALAPNNWKSIFGGPAWTRLTNDDGTPGQWYLHLFDTKQPDLNWESPEVHEEMRSVLRFWLDRGVDGFRVDVAHGLVKEAGLPDWEGSAAMVEGGLSAPGAHSEAVEPHTAHPHVDGKAPAGQAAGGAETAVEHKVKPPLDPPSPFFDQDGVHEIYRGWRQVLSEYDGDRMLVAEAWVEPPERLARYIRKDEMQQAFNFDFLLAGWDAERMAEAIQSSLDAAGSVEAPSTWVLSNHDTVRHPSRFGLADPTTFPKGIAAEDEQPDAALGLARARAASMVSFALPGSAYLYQGEELGLPEHTSLPAKARQDPSFFRTKGVERGRDGCRVPLPWKAAESGFGFSEASTAGDALAAVIGKAPTAPWLPQPESFGELAADLQAGIDGSTLELYRSVLSFRKDHHLGSGTFTWAEEHDPANGILAFHNRDVLVVVNMGAAALAVPAGFRVGLSSDGGSGGASIVPNSGAYLLAL is encoded by the coding sequence GTGCCGCACTCCCCGATCCCAACCCCCGGTTCCAGCATTTCCGCGTGGTGGGCAAGCGCCGTCGTATACCAGATTTATCCCCGTTCTTTCGCCGATGCCAACGGCGACGGAATGGGCGATCTAGCCGGAATCTCGGCGAAGCTGCCGTATCTGCAAGAGCTGGGTGTGGATGCCGTGTGGCTCTCCCCGTTCTACAAATCTCCGCAAGCTGACGCTGGATACGACGTCGCGGACTACCGTACCGTGGACCCCCTCTTCGGTACCTTGGACGACTTTGACGCCATGCTGGAGAAGGCCCACGGCCTGGGGATCAAGGTAATCGTCGATCTCGTGCCCAACCACACGTCGGACGAGCACGTATGGTTCCGCGAAGCCCTCGCCGCCGCCCCCGGCTCCCCCGAGCGCGAGCGCTACATGTTCCATCCGGGCAAGGACTCCAAGCCGGGCTCCGGGGACGGGGCCTTGGCCCCGAACAATTGGAAGTCCATCTTCGGCGGCCCCGCCTGGACGCGCCTGACGAACGACGACGGCACTCCCGGCCAGTGGTACCTACACCTTTTCGACACGAAGCAGCCAGACCTCAACTGGGAGAGCCCGGAAGTCCACGAAGAGATGCGCTCGGTGCTGCGTTTCTGGCTGGACCGCGGAGTTGACGGCTTCCGGGTGGACGTTGCCCATGGCCTGGTCAAGGAAGCCGGACTGCCGGACTGGGAGGGCTCTGCTGCCATGGTCGAAGGCGGCCTATCCGCACCGGGCGCGCACAGCGAGGCCGTCGAACCCCATACGGCCCACCCTCACGTCGATGGAAAAGCGCCCGCCGGGCAAGCCGCCGGAGGGGCCGAGACCGCCGTCGAACACAAGGTCAAGCCGCCGCTGGACCCGCCGTCGCCCTTCTTCGACCAGGACGGCGTCCACGAAATCTACCGGGGATGGCGCCAAGTCCTGTCAGAGTACGACGGCGACCGCATGCTGGTTGCCGAGGCTTGGGTCGAGCCGCCCGAACGGCTGGCCCGGTACATCCGCAAGGATGAAATGCAGCAGGCCTTCAACTTCGATTTCCTGCTGGCTGGCTGGGACGCGGAGCGTATGGCGGAGGCAATCCAGTCTTCGCTGGACGCCGCGGGATCGGTGGAGGCGCCCTCCACCTGGGTCCTGAGCAACCACGACACCGTCCGGCACCCCAGCCGCTTCGGGCTGGCAGACCCCACGACGTTTCCCAAGGGCATCGCGGCGGAAGACGAACAGCCCGACGCCGCCCTTGGACTGGCGCGGGCACGCGCCGCTTCCATGGTGTCCTTCGCCTTGCCCGGCTCCGCCTATCTTTACCAGGGTGAAGAACTCGGCCTGCCGGAGCACACGTCCTTGCCGGCCAAAGCGCGCCAAGACCCCTCGTTCTTCCGCACCAAAGGCGTGGAACGCGGCCGCGACGGGTGCCGAGTGCCTTTGCCGTGGAAAGCCGCCGAGTCCGGCTTCGGATTCTCGGAAGCGTCCACCGCAGGCGACGCGCTTGCGGCCGTGATCGGCAAGGCGCCTACTGCGCCGTGGCTGCCCCAGCCTGAATCGTTCGGCGAGCTTGCCGCGGACCTCCAGGCCGGCATCGACGGTTCTACCCTGGAGCTATACCGCTCGGTCCTGTCGTTCCGCAAGGACCATCACCTGGGTTCGGGCACGTTCACGTGGGCGGAGGAGCACGATCCAGCCAACGGAATCCTGGCCTTCCACAATCGGGACGTGTTGGTGGTGGTCAACATGGGAGCCGCAGCCCTTGCTGTGCCAGCGGGCTTCAGGGTTGGCCTTTCCAGCGACGGCGGCTCAGGCGGGGCTTCGATCGTCCCGAATAGCGGGGCGTACCTCCTGGCGCTGTAA
- a CDS encoding DUF6286 domain-containing protein, giving the protein MSDLQTPHPHSSHPHAGDPQASEGQHPGNQAPETPEGGDPIDAGLRRILKRETRSSRAGMAGLAAVLVIAACVYALLESALRAIGQPPWLIDPQTAAERLIALPEGISPLLLGSLGGVVAMVGLIFLLNAVLPGRKFRHLLEDPRAGVVVDDEVIASALARAARTAANVTQEQVMVVVSQRKAVVNVRPTSGVPVHEERILAAVENELQKMAPSPMPAVRVNVATSGVIGA; this is encoded by the coding sequence ATGAGCGACCTGCAGACCCCGCACCCGCACAGTAGCCACCCGCACGCGGGAGACCCCCAGGCGAGCGAAGGCCAGCACCCCGGAAACCAGGCGCCAGAGACCCCGGAGGGCGGCGATCCGATCGATGCAGGACTCCGGCGCATCCTGAAGCGCGAGACACGGTCCTCCCGTGCGGGAATGGCCGGGCTCGCCGCGGTTTTGGTCATCGCAGCCTGCGTCTATGCACTCCTCGAATCCGCCCTGCGCGCCATTGGCCAACCGCCGTGGCTCATTGACCCGCAAACTGCGGCCGAACGCCTCATAGCCCTGCCCGAAGGTATTTCGCCCCTGCTGCTCGGCTCCCTTGGCGGCGTCGTAGCCATGGTGGGATTGATCTTCTTGTTGAACGCTGTCCTGCCCGGCCGGAAGTTCCGGCATTTGCTTGAGGATCCCCGGGCCGGAGTGGTCGTGGACGACGAGGTCATTGCTTCCGCACTCGCCAGGGCCGCCCGAACAGCAGCGAATGTCACCCAGGAGCAAGTCATGGTGGTTGTTTCGCAGCGGAAAGCAGTAGTCAACGTCCGGCCCACCTCCGGCGTGCCCGTGCACGAGGAACGGATCCTTGCCGCCGTCGAAAATGAACTTCAGAAAATGGCGCCTTCGCCCATGCCGGCCGTCCGCGTCAATGTGGCTACATCCGGGGTGATCGGCGCATGA
- a CDS encoding DUF2273 domain-containing protein, with amino-acid sequence MSMTVVGIGIGAFVAFMAFQFGLWGFVIALLFMGIGALLGRAADGKLDLRSVLDALTGRRSSS; translated from the coding sequence GTGAGCATGACTGTTGTCGGGATCGGGATCGGCGCCTTCGTGGCGTTCATGGCTTTCCAATTCGGGCTGTGGGGTTTTGTCATTGCCCTTCTCTTCATGGGCATCGGCGCACTTCTGGGCCGCGCCGCGGACGGAAAACTTGACCTGCGCAGCGTGCTGGACGCCCTCACCGGCCGTCGCTCATCGTCATGA
- a CDS encoding Asp23/Gls24 family envelope stress response protein, whose amino-acid sequence MEPQESFTAPEPEAVGAPVSEDRQTVAASGRTVISDSAVAKVAGIAARAVPGVYSLGSAPSRALGAIRDAVGSQDHAAGVRAEVGETQVAVDINLVAIYGYPLHDVANQVRAAVYAAVESLVGLEVIEVNVEINDVYVAPPVKAGTKSALSEREPLQ is encoded by the coding sequence ATGGAACCGCAGGAAAGCTTCACCGCGCCTGAACCGGAAGCCGTTGGGGCTCCGGTTTCCGAGGATCGACAAACGGTGGCAGCAAGCGGCCGCACAGTGATCTCGGATTCCGCTGTCGCCAAGGTTGCTGGCATTGCCGCGAGGGCGGTTCCGGGTGTCTACTCCTTGGGCTCGGCCCCTTCACGCGCGCTTGGAGCCATCCGCGACGCCGTCGGTAGCCAGGACCATGCTGCGGGCGTCCGCGCCGAGGTCGGCGAAACCCAGGTGGCCGTGGATATCAACCTTGTGGCCATTTACGGGTACCCATTGCATGATGTCGCCAACCAGGTTCGCGCGGCCGTTTATGCCGCGGTCGAATCGTTGGTGGGACTGGAAGTCATAGAGGTCAACGTCGAAATCAACGATGTCTACGTTGCCCCGCCTGTTAAAGCTGGAACAAAAAGCGCATTATCGGAAAGGGAGCCACTCCAGTGA
- a CDS encoding carbohydrate kinase family protein: MNHSPLASEPLDVVVVGEALIDIVNSPEGQTEYPGGSPANVAYGLGRLDVKAGLLTAVGRDSRGEAIATHLASAGVVVLPGSQSLAKTATATAEIAADGSAEYTFDIEWKLAPAALPYAPKILHTGSIATFLEPGAGVVRNLLEQAQGGCIVTYDPNIRTDLLGSHSEALRIFEELVPLTSVVKLSDDDAFWLYPGKSLEETAKHILGLGAGLAVVTRGAEGSLMATLHTQLTVPAVTSVVADTIGAGDSYMSALILGLLLRGSQGLAPTVLERIGQTASMAASITVGRPGANPPTHRELLAGMAR; encoded by the coding sequence ATGAACCACTCGCCCCTTGCGTCCGAGCCGCTCGACGTCGTCGTGGTCGGCGAAGCGCTCATCGACATCGTCAACTCGCCCGAAGGGCAGACCGAATACCCCGGCGGCTCGCCGGCAAACGTCGCCTACGGCCTCGGGCGGCTCGACGTGAAGGCCGGGCTGCTCACCGCCGTCGGGCGCGACTCCCGCGGCGAGGCCATCGCGACGCACCTGGCAAGCGCCGGTGTAGTTGTGCTGCCGGGCTCGCAATCGCTCGCGAAGACCGCGACGGCGACCGCCGAGATCGCCGCGGACGGTTCGGCCGAATACACCTTCGACATCGAGTGGAAACTGGCTCCCGCCGCACTCCCTTACGCCCCGAAGATCCTCCATACGGGCTCGATTGCCACGTTCCTCGAGCCTGGCGCTGGCGTGGTCAGGAACCTCCTGGAGCAGGCGCAAGGCGGATGCATTGTCACGTACGACCCCAACATCCGCACGGACCTCCTGGGCAGCCACAGCGAGGCGCTCCGCATTTTCGAGGAGCTGGTACCGCTGACCAGCGTCGTGAAGCTCAGTGACGACGACGCATTCTGGCTCTATCCGGGCAAGTCCCTGGAGGAGACCGCCAAGCACATCCTGGGCCTCGGTGCGGGCCTCGCCGTGGTCACGCGAGGTGCCGAAGGCTCGCTGATGGCGACGCTCCACACCCAGCTGACGGTCCCCGCGGTGACTTCGGTGGTGGCGGACACCATCGGCGCCGGCGATTCGTACATGTCGGCACTGATCCTCGGACTGCTGCTGCGCGGTAGCCAGGGGCTTGCGCCCACAGTTCTCGAACGCATCGGCCAGACCGCTTCCATGGCCGCGTCTATTACCGTGGGGCGCCCTGGGGCAAACCCGCCCACGCACCGCGAGCTTCTTGCGGGAATGGCCAGGTAG
- a CDS encoding LacI family DNA-binding transcriptional regulator has protein sequence MTRPGSRSGTTMNDVAAAAGVSQATVSLVLNDAAGTRFSEETRRKVHAAAYDLGYRTNAHAKVLRDGVAGMIGFVGDFVATAPFAGKIIEGAQARAWEAGLLLLTVNTGGDKALEAASLETMLSYKVAGVVYAAMYHRVLDVPDVLAEVPAVVLNSRDRSGRFPSIAPQEELGGYTATKRLLDAGHRRIAMINIGDPDGELPAAVGRHAGYVRALEEAGLNPDSGLHRAGDGHESGGFDNALGLMAGPEPPTAIFCANDRTAWGAYQALAQLGLSIPGDVSLVGFDNQETLAPHLRPGLTTLELPFLEMGRRAVELLLAGADRNGRTEYFECPLVERHSVAAPPKFTSSY, from the coding sequence ATGACCCGCCCCGGTAGCAGATCCGGCACGACGATGAACGACGTCGCTGCTGCTGCCGGTGTTTCCCAGGCCACGGTTTCGCTGGTGCTCAACGACGCCGCGGGAACCAGGTTCTCGGAGGAGACCCGCCGCAAGGTCCATGCCGCCGCCTATGACTTGGGCTACCGGACCAACGCCCACGCCAAAGTGCTCCGCGACGGCGTTGCCGGGATGATCGGCTTCGTCGGCGACTTCGTGGCCACCGCGCCTTTCGCCGGCAAGATCATCGAGGGCGCGCAAGCGAGGGCGTGGGAGGCCGGGCTGCTGCTCCTGACCGTCAACACGGGCGGTGACAAGGCCCTGGAGGCCGCTTCACTGGAGACCATGCTGTCCTACAAAGTCGCCGGAGTGGTCTACGCCGCCATGTACCACCGGGTCCTTGACGTGCCCGACGTCCTGGCGGAGGTGCCCGCCGTCGTGCTCAATTCTCGTGACCGATCCGGACGCTTTCCCAGCATCGCTCCGCAAGAAGAGCTGGGCGGCTACACCGCCACCAAACGGCTGCTCGACGCCGGACATCGCCGGATCGCGATGATCAACATCGGTGACCCGGACGGTGAGCTTCCGGCCGCCGTCGGGCGCCATGCGGGCTATGTCCGGGCGCTCGAGGAGGCGGGTCTCAACCCCGATTCCGGGCTGCACCGCGCAGGCGACGGGCACGAATCGGGTGGTTTCGACAACGCCCTTGGGCTCATGGCCGGTCCGGAGCCGCCCACGGCGATCTTCTGCGCCAATGACCGCACCGCCTGGGGTGCCTACCAGGCTTTGGCCCAGCTCGGATTGTCCATCCCGGGCGATGTCTCCCTGGTCGGTTTCGACAATCAGGAAACGCTCGCCCCGCACTTGCGGCCCGGACTGACGACCCTCGAGCTGCCCTTCCTGGAGATGGGCCGGCGCGCCGTTGAACTGCTGCTGGCCGGCGCTGACCGCAACGGCCGAACCGAATACTTTGAATGTCCACTCGTCGAACGCCATTCCGTGGCCGCGCCACCGAAATTCACTAGTAGCTACTGA
- a CDS encoding metallopeptidase family protein: MPANLPPGLPIVPDGDGPGGQRTSSPLPGTGTGSRAAQFNTAPFNMSPEDFEAAVGDALLLIPDKAARAMDNVAIFIEDDYTPQPGDAPGTVLLGLYEGVPLTERDSWWDAGSLPDRITIFRQPILDICSSRQEVIDEVAITVIHEIAHHFGIGDDRLHELGWG, from the coding sequence ATGCCCGCGAATTTGCCTCCCGGCCTGCCGATCGTTCCCGACGGCGATGGCCCCGGCGGCCAGCGCACTTCCTCCCCGCTTCCAGGTACCGGGACTGGCTCTCGGGCGGCACAGTTCAATACCGCGCCGTTCAATATGTCGCCGGAAGACTTCGAAGCGGCGGTGGGCGACGCCCTGCTCCTGATTCCGGACAAGGCGGCCCGTGCCATGGACAATGTGGCGATCTTCATCGAGGACGACTACACGCCGCAGCCCGGAGACGCCCCAGGCACGGTGTTGCTGGGCCTGTACGAAGGCGTGCCGCTGACGGAACGGGACTCCTGGTGGGACGCCGGTTCACTCCCGGACCGGATCACCATCTTCCGGCAACCAATCCTGGATATCTGTTCATCGCGCCAGGAAGTGATCGACGAGGTCGCCATTACCGTGATCCACGAGATCGCCCACCACTTCGGAATCGGCGACGACCGCTTGCACGAACTCGGCTGGGGATAG
- a CDS encoding cation diffusion facilitator family transporter, which produces MGHDHNHSHGVTATGKHRKRLIAVLAITLAVVLVQVAGAVVSGSLALLADAGHMLSDAAGVFIALLAAWIATRPPSDQRTYGYQRAEVLAALANALILIVISVVIFIEAIRRFGETPEIRTDVMLFAAILGAVANLVSLLILRGAQKESLNVRGAYLEVLGDLLGSFAVIVAAIIIMTTGLRAADPIASILISLMILPRAWHLLRDVVDVLLEATPKGVEVQMIREHILSVEGVVAVHDIHIWTITSGVPVFSAHVVVEDRILDATGADRLLDQLGSCLGSHFDTEHCTFQLEPAGHSAHETHQHA; this is translated from the coding sequence ATGGGGCACGATCACAACCACTCACACGGCGTCACCGCAACCGGCAAGCATCGGAAGCGGCTCATCGCTGTCTTGGCCATCACCCTCGCGGTGGTCCTCGTCCAGGTGGCGGGCGCCGTCGTCTCCGGTTCGTTGGCCCTGCTGGCCGACGCAGGCCACATGCTCTCCGATGCAGCAGGCGTCTTCATTGCCTTGCTTGCCGCATGGATAGCCACCCGCCCGCCGAGCGATCAACGCACCTACGGGTACCAGCGCGCCGAGGTCCTGGCCGCCCTGGCCAACGCCCTCATCTTGATCGTGATCTCGGTAGTGATCTTCATCGAGGCAATCCGCCGCTTCGGGGAGACGCCGGAGATCCGGACGGACGTCATGCTCTTTGCCGCCATCCTGGGGGCCGTGGCCAACCTGGTCTCGCTTCTCATCCTGCGCGGGGCCCAGAAGGAAAGCCTCAACGTCCGGGGCGCCTACCTTGAAGTCCTGGGCGACCTGCTGGGTTCGTTCGCCGTCATCGTCGCCGCGATTATCATCATGACCACCGGTTTACGGGCCGCCGACCCGATCGCATCCATCCTGATCTCGCTGATGATCCTGCCCCGTGCTTGGCACCTGCTGCGCGACGTGGTTGATGTGCTGCTGGAGGCCACGCCCAAGGGCGTTGAGGTCCAGATGATCCGCGAGCACATCCTCTCTGTCGAGGGCGTGGTGGCCGTTCATGACATCCACATTTGGACCATCACGTCCGGGGTTCCGGTCTTCTCGGCCCACGTGGTGGTGGAGGACCGGATCTTGGACGCCACGGGTGCGGACCGGCTCCTGGACCAACTCGGTTCCTGCCTCGGCTCGCATTTCGACACCGAGCACTGCACTTTCCAACTGGAACCGGCGGGCCACTCGGCACACGAAACCCACCAGCACGCCTAG